In Bacteroidota bacterium, the following proteins share a genomic window:
- a CDS encoding TonB-dependent receptor, translating into MEYFRLIMHGMLFFLMLLTLSPGITFAQMEMAADEDTLRTYQIDEIISSGTRTRTKVIDIPYSVQRVSNYEYKYDKKVSISDVLGGTPGLFMQSRYGNHDVRISIRGFGSRSNTGIRGVRILQDGIPESEPDGQTRIESIDFQNVGAIEIVKGNASSLYTNAPGGVINFISDLNFTRSHVTQFNEFGSFGLSSNGFKAAVKTDQYRFLATYNYHSARGFREHSQDYWHIFNSAVETQPSELSRLTLIGYYVSGLIRLPGSLTRARYDEDPFQPNTRDVGRDAKRITQKGRLGIRFETALDEDRKNEVEVTGYGTMKYFHRTAATYRVFNRNGIGGSARFTNRTELAGHKNEFSLGGDLFYQSGPIEEYNNLSGKKGDLLVELTDETISNAGFYVQNSFGIINDRMNLLLTGRYDNVVFISNNQLLEVRNARRVFGKFTPKAALNYKLTPRIALYTSYGLGFDTPAGNELGNFPLSAKPEVMLNPDLEPQRSKNFELGIKGSHSVDDLDFFRRMFFEVTFFNTKIDDEVIPFELEGDVYFRNAARTNRTGLEVGADAELLYGLRLKAAYTYSNFTYSEYIARNIVLNQQGDFVIQDSRFSGNVVPSVPKHNISLALSYTRVLHDNITGFLKTHLMSISGMYVDDLNSDKTTGYQLLNVSGGVDFVFDRFNLLISGGINNVSDKRYVAFININSTRKEFYEAGEPRTYFGGITLGFTM; encoded by the coding sequence ATGGAATACTTCAGATTAATTATGCATGGGATGTTGTTCTTCCTCATGCTGCTGACCCTATCTCCCGGCATTACATTTGCCCAAATGGAGATGGCGGCGGATGAAGACACTCTTCGAACGTACCAAATCGATGAGATCATCAGCAGTGGTACGCGTACACGAACAAAAGTGATCGACATCCCGTACTCGGTTCAACGCGTCAGCAACTATGAATACAAATACGATAAGAAGGTCAGCATAAGCGATGTGTTGGGTGGAACGCCGGGATTGTTCATGCAATCCCGCTACGGCAACCACGACGTTCGCATTTCAATTCGGGGTTTTGGAAGCCGGTCGAACACAGGAATTCGGGGTGTCCGAATTTTGCAGGATGGGATTCCCGAATCCGAGCCCGACGGACAGACCCGCATCGAATCCATTGACTTTCAAAATGTCGGTGCGATCGAAATCGTGAAGGGTAATGCCTCGTCGCTGTATACGAATGCGCCGGGCGGCGTTATCAATTTTATCAGCGACCTGAACTTCACACGGTCGCATGTCACACAGTTCAATGAGTTTGGTTCGTTCGGGTTAAGCAGCAACGGGTTCAAAGCGGCGGTCAAAACAGACCAGTATCGGTTCCTGGCAACCTACAATTATCATTCGGCCCGCGGATTCCGCGAGCACAGCCAGGACTATTGGCATATTTTCAATTCCGCCGTTGAAACACAGCCGTCCGAGCTTTCACGCCTGACGCTGATCGGGTACTATGTATCGGGCTTGATCAGACTTCCCGGGTCGCTGACGCGTGCTCGTTATGACGAGGATCCGTTCCAACCGAACACGCGGGATGTTGGCCGCGATGCGAAACGCATCACGCAAAAAGGAAGGTTAGGTATCCGGTTCGAGACTGCTCTCGACGAGGATCGAAAGAATGAAGTGGAGGTTACAGGGTACGGCACAATGAAGTACTTCCACCGGACAGCAGCCACGTACCGTGTCTTCAATCGCAACGGCATCGGAGGAAGCGCCCGGTTCACGAACCGGACCGAATTGGCCGGACACAAGAATGAATTCTCCTTGGGGGGAGATTTGTTCTATCAATCAGGGCCGATTGAAGAGTACAACAACCTCAGCGGAAAAAAGGGGGATTTGCTCGTGGAGTTGACCGACGAGACAATCAGCAATGCCGGGTTTTACGTGCAGAATTCATTCGGCATCATCAACGACAGGATGAACCTTCTGCTCACGGGGCGCTACGACAATGTCGTCTTCATCAGTAACAATCAGCTGTTGGAAGTGCGCAATGCCCGCCGTGTATTCGGCAAGTTCACCCCGAAGGCAGCGCTCAACTACAAGCTCACTCCGAGAATCGCCCTCTATACATCCTACGGGCTTGGATTTGATACGCCGGCTGGCAATGAACTCGGCAACTTCCCTCTCAGCGCAAAACCCGAAGTCATGCTCAATCCGGATCTGGAACCGCAACGATCCAAGAACTTCGAGTTGGGCATCAAAGGGAGTCATTCCGTTGATGATCTGGATTTTTTCAGGAGAATGTTCTTCGAAGTGACGTTCTTCAACACGAAAATCGACGACGAGGTAATTCCCTTTGAACTTGAAGGCGACGTTTACTTCCGCAACGCGGCGAGAACTAACCGCACGGGACTTGAAGTCGGGGCAGATGCCGAATTACTGTACGGTTTGCGCCTGAAGGCTGCGTACACGTATTCCAACTTCACCTACTCGGAGTACATTGCGCGTAACATCGTGCTGAATCAGCAAGGAGATTTTGTCATCCAAGACAGCAGATTCTCCGGAAATGTTGTGCCCAGCGTTCCGAAACACAACATCTCCCTGGCACTCTCGTACACGCGTGTGCTGCATGATAACATCACGGGATTCCTCAAAACGCATCTCATGAGCATTAGCGGGATGTATGTCGATGACCTGAATTCGGATAAGACGACGGGATATCAATTGCTGAATGTTTCGGGTGGGGTGGATTTTGTGTTCGACAGGTTTAATCTCCTCATCTCGGGAGGCATCAACAATGTTTCCGACAAGAGATATGTCGCATTCATCAACATCAACTCAACACGGAAGGAATTCTACGAAGCGGGCGAGCCGAGAACGTACTTCGGTGGAATTACTCTCGGATTTACGATGTAG
- a CDS encoding T9SS type A sorting domain-containing protein has protein sequence MSRIFAALLLVLSCISAHQSSYGQDQWRVLPRPTTEILYKLSFLDSLRGWVCGFNGTMLKTTNGGLTWEAQETGISTDIRRVFALNDRHVWALSFVHWVDTSTWFGTKILRTTNGGTTWTNEEFPDWGEFFNSIVFKDSLNGWMGGEFGRMARTTDGGKNWIPVGVDPPSPWSLINIKFLTPDLGFAMGGRIDITGTIWKTTDGGLNWRTQGLPDPPSPEPIHDVHMVDSLHLVGITGDQDYGASMLRSRNTGEDWDYTFLNIFGEPLALSFRTETEAWVPLGFAARMMYTPDTLHTWIEMDTPGRRAIYDLVFTDSLTGYAVGDSGTILKFKPNATSVTEQNSHAPGTFTLFQNYPNPFNPATTISFDLPVRSFVTLRVFNLLGQEIRTLMNQAGEPGRHHVTFNADNLPSGVYVCRLQAGSNVQNMRMVLLR, from the coding sequence ATGTCACGAATCTTTGCAGCACTTTTGCTTGTTCTGTCATGCATCTCTGCACATCAGAGTTCTTATGGTCAAGACCAATGGAGGGTGCTGCCTCGTCCCACAACGGAAATTCTCTACAAACTCTCGTTTCTCGATAGCTTGCGCGGATGGGTCTGCGGATTCAATGGAACAATGCTGAAGACGACCAACGGCGGGCTCACGTGGGAGGCACAGGAGACAGGAATTAGCACGGACATTCGCCGGGTCTTTGCCCTGAATGACCGTCACGTGTGGGCGCTGAGTTTCGTCCATTGGGTCGATACGTCAACGTGGTTCGGAACAAAGATTTTGAGAACAACAAACGGCGGAACGACGTGGACGAATGAAGAATTTCCGGATTGGGGGGAGTTTTTCAACTCGATTGTTTTCAAGGATTCGCTCAACGGGTGGATGGGGGGCGAGTTCGGGAGGATGGCACGAACAACCGATGGCGGCAAGAATTGGATTCCCGTTGGCGTTGACCCCCCCTCTCCCTGGTCCCTTATCAATATCAAGTTCTTGACGCCGGACCTCGGGTTTGCAATGGGAGGGCGCATTGATATCACGGGGACAATTTGGAAAACAACTGATGGCGGGTTGAATTGGAGAACGCAAGGGCTTCCGGACCCGCCGAGCCCGGAACCGATCCATGATGTCCACATGGTTGATTCACTACACCTTGTGGGAATTACCGGTGACCAGGACTACGGGGCGAGCATGTTACGGTCGCGCAATACCGGTGAGGACTGGGATTACACCTTCCTGAATATCTTCGGAGAGCCGCTTGCGCTCTCGTTCCGGACGGAAACGGAAGCATGGGTTCCGCTCGGTTTCGCCGCACGCATGATGTACACTCCCGACACTCTGCATACATGGATCGAAATGGACACGCCCGGCAGGCGGGCGATCTACGACCTGGTCTTTACTGACTCGCTGACGGGGTATGCGGTTGGCGATTCCGGGACGATTCTGAAGTTCAAGCCGAATGCCACAAGCGTGACGGAGCAAAACAGTCATGCTCCTGGCACATTCACATTATTTCAAAACTACCCGAACCCGTTCAATCCCGCGACAACTATTTCTTTTGACCTTCCCGTACGGTCATTTGTTACGCTGCGTGTATTCAATCTGCTCGGTCAGGAGATTCGAACGCTCATGAACCAGGCAGGGGAACCGGGCAGGCACCATGTAACATTCAATGCTGATAATTTGCCGAGCGGCGTGTATGTGTGCCGACTTCAGGCAGGAAGCAATGTTCAGAATATGAGAATGGTGTTGTTACGGTAA